In Sphingobacteriaceae bacterium, a single genomic region encodes these proteins:
- a CDS encoding thioredoxin domain-containing protein, giving the protein MSEIPNSLIHESSPYLLQHAYNPVHWLPYSEKALAKAKFENKLILFSIGYSACHWCHVMEKESFEDREIADIMNANFVCIKVDREERSDIDMLYMGAVQLMTGHGGWPLNCFTLPNGKPVYGGTYFNKKEWKNILMQLEQVYRKEASKMEEYAEKLSAGMKQAELLNTSKNENVVLSREELNALIRKWQSGFDLEYGGDNRAPKFPMPGNYQFLLNYAIITKNDEVLKHVKQTLQHMSDGGIYDQLRGGFARYSVDKYWKVPHFEKMLYDNAQLISLYLEAYCQTGNEQFKNVAEQTLLFIEDEWMGKEGCVYSAYDADSEGEEGKYYVWTKEELKQHLKDDFDLFAELYSVNEVGYWEDGNYILMRNPKRNELALKHGISIDELIQIDNRCRGILLVLAQKRPKPLLDDKTITAWNALACSAFCKAFLMSGKEKYKKTAIDIISFILKQMYREDGGLWRIYKNGNCKVNAMLDDYAFVISALMDVYVISSNRDYLIKAEQLVSFTLKEFNNPESSLLFYADSKGDLMLRTTEISDNVIPSSNSQMALNLFKMGKYFGISVYIERANSMLAHVMEEAKRYPPGYSNWLQLALFELYPFFEIAIVGKHVDEMIQEVSKQGITNAILATARGEESLPLVKNRYVSGKTLIYVCKNNTCDLPLEKATDVKKRIEDHIK; this is encoded by the coding sequence ATGTCTGAAATTCCGAATAGTTTAATCCATGAAAGTAGTCCTTATTTATTGCAACATGCCTATAATCCGGTGCATTGGTTGCCTTATTCGGAAAAAGCATTAGCCAAGGCAAAATTTGAAAATAAATTGATCTTATTTAGCATAGGTTATAGTGCTTGTCATTGGTGTCATGTAATGGAGAAAGAAAGTTTTGAAGACCGGGAAATTGCTGATATCATGAATGCAAATTTTGTGTGTATAAAGGTAGATCGTGAAGAGCGTAGTGATATTGATATGTTGTATATGGGCGCGGTTCAATTAATGACCGGTCATGGCGGTTGGCCCTTAAATTGTTTTACCCTGCCCAACGGAAAACCGGTTTATGGGGGAACCTATTTTAATAAAAAAGAATGGAAAAATATTTTAATGCAATTGGAGCAGGTTTACCGTAAGGAAGCTTCAAAAATGGAGGAATATGCCGAAAAGTTAAGTGCGGGTATGAAACAGGCCGAATTATTAAACACTTCTAAAAATGAAAATGTTGTTTTAAGCCGGGAAGAGTTGAATGCGCTAATTAGAAAATGGCAATCCGGTTTCGATTTGGAATACGGTGGTGATAACCGAGCTCCTAAATTTCCCATGCCGGGCAATTATCAATTTTTATTAAACTACGCTATTATAACTAAGAATGATGAGGTTCTAAAACATGTAAAGCAAACTTTGCAACACATGAGCGATGGGGGTATTTACGATCAGTTACGAGGAGGATTTGCGAGATATAGTGTAGATAAATATTGGAAAGTGCCTCATTTTGAAAAAATGTTGTACGATAATGCACAGCTGATTAGTTTATACCTGGAAGCTTATTGTCAAACCGGAAATGAGCAGTTTAAAAATGTAGCCGAACAAACATTATTGTTTATTGAGGATGAATGGATGGGTAAGGAGGGATGTGTTTATTCGGCTTATGATGCAGATAGTGAAGGAGAAGAGGGGAAATATTATGTGTGGACAAAAGAAGAATTAAAACAGCATTTAAAAGATGATTTTGATTTGTTTGCCGAATTGTATTCTGTAAATGAAGTTGGATATTGGGAAGATGGAAATTATATTTTGATGCGAAATCCCAAACGAAATGAACTCGCCTTAAAACATGGAATTTCAATTGATGAATTAATACAGATAGATAATCGGTGTCGCGGTATATTGCTGGTACTTGCACAAAAAAGACCCAAACCCCTTTTAGATGATAAAACGATAACAGCCTGGAATGCCTTAGCCTGTTCTGCTTTTTGTAAAGCTTTTTTAATGTCTGGTAAAGAAAAATATAAAAAAACGGCTATTGATATCATTTCTTTCATCCTAAAACAAATGTATAGAGAAGATGGAGGTTTGTGGAGGATATACAAAAATGGAAACTGTAAGGTAAACGCAATGCTTGATGATTATGCATTTGTTATTTCTGCTTTGATGGACGTTTATGTTATTTCCTCAAATAGGGATTATTTAATTAAAGCTGAGCAGTTAGTTTCTTTTACTTTGAAAGAGTTTAATAATCCGGAAAGTTCATTGTTATTTTATGCCGATTCAAAAGGTGACTTAATGCTTCGAACCACAGAGATTTCTGATAATGTAATCCCTTCTTCCAATTCTCAAATGGCCTTGAATTTATTTAAAATGGGAAAGTATTTTGGGATCTCTGTGTATATTGAAAGGGCAAATTCAATGCTTGCCCATGTTATGGAAGAAGCCAAGCGATATCCGCCGGGTTATAGCAATTGGTTACAACTAGCCTTATTTGAATTATATCCGTTTTTTGAAATAGCAATTGTTGGTAAACATGTTGATGAAATGATTCAGGAAGTCTCAAAACAGGGCATAACAAATGCGATTTTAGCAACAGCAAGAGGTGAGGAATCCTTGCCTTTGGTTAAAAACAGGTATGTATCGGGTAAAACCCTAATTTATGTTTGTAAAAACAATACTTGCGATTTACCATTGGAAAAGGCGACCGATGTTAAAAAACGAATTGAAGACCATATTAAATAG
- a CDS encoding efflux RND transporter periplasmic adaptor subunit, with the protein MKKLYWIILIGVALIVLIITVQVMRGTAPIEIYTEKAGTRDIIEIVSATGKIQPETELKLSSDVSGEITEMLVKEGDSVKKGTLLCRIKPDLYVSAIDRMNATVNTTKANLSTAKAQLEQAKATLINAESNFNRNKKLLEQNAISQMEFDASKAQYASAKANVDALEAGVNAGVYNIQSTEASLKEANTNLEKTFIYAPVDGTISKLSVEKGERVVGVSGMQGTEILRLANLNEMEVSVEVNENDIIKVHKNDTAIIEVDAYMDKKFKGVVTEIANSSNSNGISIDQVTNFVVKIRLLRDSYSYLITARNPVPFRPGMSASVDIQTTRVNRVVSIPIQAVTTRNADTLKMKEEDEWAAKVKNEKEEKAKQKAEKKLAEIVFVMVNGTVKQKIVITGIQDNDFIEIKKGLENNEEVICGPYSAVSKVLKEGSKVKLVKKEDLYKSEL; encoded by the coding sequence ATGAAAAAACTCTATTGGATAATACTCATTGGCGTAGCATTAATTGTTCTTATTATTACCGTTCAGGTGATGAGAGGCACAGCGCCCATTGAAATTTACACCGAAAAAGCCGGTACCCGAGATATTATTGAAATTGTATCAGCCACCGGTAAAATACAACCTGAAACTGAACTTAAACTCAGCAGTGATGTAAGTGGTGAAATAACAGAAATGTTGGTTAAAGAAGGTGATTCCGTTAAAAAAGGAACCTTATTATGCAGGATAAAACCAGACTTATATGTAAGCGCTATAGACCGAATGAATGCTACGGTTAATACCACTAAGGCAAACCTAAGCACTGCTAAAGCTCAATTAGAACAAGCCAAAGCCACTTTAATAAATGCCGAAAGTAACTTTAATAGAAATAAAAAACTTTTAGAGCAAAATGCAATTTCTCAAATGGAATTTGATGCATCCAAAGCTCAATACGCTTCTGCTAAAGCCAATGTAGACGCCTTGGAAGCCGGAGTAAATGCCGGTGTATACAATATTCAAAGTACCGAAGCTTCATTAAAAGAAGCGAATACCAATTTAGAAAAAACATTTATTTATGCTCCGGTGGATGGAACCATTTCTAAATTAAGTGTAGAGAAAGGTGAAAGAGTGGTTGGCGTTAGTGGCATGCAAGGCACAGAGATTTTGCGTTTGGCCAACCTTAATGAAATGGAAGTGAGTGTTGAAGTGAATGAGAATGATATTATCAAAGTACACAAAAATGATACTGCTATAATTGAAGTTGACGCTTATATGGATAAAAAATTCAAAGGTGTTGTTACTGAAATTGCTAATTCCTCCAATAGCAACGGCATTTCAATTGATCAGGTTACCAATTTTGTGGTGAAAATCCGCCTTTTACGTGATTCTTACAGCTATTTAATTACCGCTCGCAATCCTGTACCCTTTCGCCCGGGTATGAGTGCCAGTGTTGATATTCAAACTACGCGTGTTAACCGAGTAGTTTCTATTCCAATACAAGCCGTAACTACCCGAAATGCAGATACACTTAAAATGAAAGAGGAGGATGAATGGGCAGCAAAAGTAAAAAATGAAAAAGAAGAAAAAGCGAAACAAAAAGCAGAAAAAAAATTGGCGGAGATTGTTTTTGTAATGGTTAATGGTACAGTAAAACAGAAAATTGTAATTACAGGTATTCAAGATAATGATTTTATAGAAATTAAAAAAGGATTGGAAAATAATGAAGAAGTAATTTGTGGCCCTTATAGTGCTGTATCTAAAGTATTAAAAGAAGGAAGCAAAGTTAAATTAGTGAAGAAAGAGGATTTATATAAAAGTGAACTTTAA
- the tsaB gene encoding tRNA (adenosine(37)-N6)-threonylcarbamoyltransferase complex dimerization subunit type 1 TsaB, with translation MPYILHIETATTVCSVTLSHEHQILSTKEINTGYTHAENLHVFIQEILKETNIQTSQLHAIAISKGPGSYTGLRIGTSSAKGLAFALQIPLIAIDTLKALSVSVLKKTDKETLLCPMLDARRQEVYTAIYDINLKEIISPCAQIVTDENFSFFQMNKPIVFFGDGMVKLQPVLEKIDNASFLKNIVPSAENMVELALSKFKQKEFEDTAYFVPNYMKEFYTTFKK, from the coding sequence TTGCCTTACATCCTCCACATAGAAACTGCTACAACTGTTTGTTCAGTTACTTTAAGTCATGAACACCAAATTCTTTCCACTAAAGAAATAAACACCGGTTATACACACGCCGAAAATTTACATGTTTTCATTCAGGAAATCCTTAAAGAAACAAATATTCAAACCTCACAACTGCATGCGATTGCCATTAGCAAGGGACCCGGGTCGTACACCGGACTTCGGATAGGCACCAGCTCAGCCAAAGGATTAGCATTTGCTTTACAAATTCCATTAATTGCAATTGACACATTAAAAGCATTGTCGGTGTCTGTTTTAAAAAAAACAGATAAAGAAACACTGCTTTGCCCGATGTTAGATGCCAGAAGACAGGAAGTGTACACAGCAATTTACGACATTAACTTAAAAGAAATTATTTCGCCCTGTGCGCAAATTGTTACTGACGAAAACTTTAGTTTTTTTCAAATGAACAAACCCATTGTTTTTTTTGGGGATGGCATGGTGAAACTTCAACCTGTATTGGAAAAAATTGATAATGCATCTTTTCTAAAAAACATAGTGCCTTCAGCCGAAAACATGGTGGAATTAGCACTTAGTAAATTCAAACAAAAAGAATTTGAAGATACCGCCTATTTTGTTCCGAATTACATGAAAGAATTTTACACCACATTTAAGAAATAA
- a CDS encoding pyridoxal phosphate-dependent aminotransferase: protein MPSISNKAVAMPASPIRKLVPYAEAAKKKGIKIYHLNIGQPDIETPDTFLNAIKNNNLKVIEYSHSAGIESYRKKLCGYYEKYSIHLHENDIIITCGGSEAIAIAMMTCFNPGDEIIIPEPFYANYNGFSCAANVTVKPVISKIEDGFALPPISEFEKLITPKTKGIMICNPGNPTGKLYSKNELLALRDLVKKHDLFLLSDEVYREFCYDGNEYYSVIQLEGIDNNTILLDSVSKRYSACGARLGALITKNKEVIASALKFAQARLSPPTYAQIGAEAAIDTPPSYFEKVIQEYIARRNFLVEAINKIPGVFCPNPSGAFYCIARLPIDDSDKFCQWLLEEFSYESQTVMFAPATGFYSTKGAGKNEVRIAYVLNLADLKNAVKCLEEALKIYPGRTN, encoded by the coding sequence ATGCCTAGTATTTCAAACAAAGCAGTGGCTATGCCGGCTTCTCCCATCCGAAAATTAGTTCCGTACGCTGAAGCGGCAAAAAAAAAGGGAATTAAAATATATCATTTAAATATTGGACAACCGGACATTGAAACGCCGGATACTTTTTTAAATGCCATAAAAAATAATAATTTAAAAGTTATTGAATACAGTCATAGTGCCGGAATAGAAAGCTACCGTAAAAAACTATGCGGATATTATGAAAAATATTCTATTCATCTTCATGAAAATGATATTATCATAACTTGCGGCGGTAGCGAAGCTATTGCTATTGCCATGATGACTTGCTTTAATCCAGGAGATGAAATTATCATTCCTGAGCCCTTTTATGCGAATTATAATGGATTTAGTTGTGCTGCTAATGTAACCGTGAAGCCGGTAATTAGTAAAATTGAAGATGGCTTTGCTTTGCCCCCAATTTCAGAATTTGAAAAATTAATTACGCCAAAAACAAAAGGCATAATGATTTGTAATCCGGGAAATCCAACCGGTAAATTGTATAGCAAAAATGAATTACTGGCTTTAAGGGATTTGGTAAAAAAGCACGATTTATTTCTACTGAGTGATGAAGTGTATAGAGAATTTTGCTACGATGGCAATGAATATTACAGCGTTATACAGTTGGAAGGAATAGATAATAATACAATTTTATTGGATTCGGTTAGTAAACGATACAGTGCATGTGGTGCTCGTTTAGGCGCTTTGATTACCAAAAATAAAGAAGTAATAGCCTCAGCTTTGAAATTTGCTCAAGCTCGTTTGAGTCCTCCTACTTATGCACAGATTGGAGCAGAAGCTGCAATTGATACTCCGCCAAGTTATTTTGAAAAAGTAATTCAAGAATATATTGCGCGAAGAAATTTTTTAGTTGAAGCTATAAATAAAATACCCGGAGTTTTTTGTCCAAACCCAAGCGGCGCTTTCTATTGTATCGCCCGATTACCTATTGATGATTCTGATAAATTCTGTCAATGGCTCTTAGAAGAATTCTCTTACGAATCACAAACTGTTATGTTTGCACCGGCCACCGGTTTTTATTCTACTAAAGGAGCGGGGAAAAATGAAGTACGAATTGCCTACGTATTAAATTTAGCCGATTTAAAAAATGCCGTTAAATGTTTAGAAGAAGCGTTAAAAATTTATCCCGGGAGAACAAATTAA